The following coding sequences lie in one Sinorhizobium fredii USDA 257 genomic window:
- a CDS encoding DUF4167 domain-containing protein, protein MRPGQQNKRGRGRNNNNGSNNNNNNNNNRKGSNPLTRTYDSSGPDVKIRGTAQHIAEKYSALARDAQSSGDRVMAENYLQHAEHYNRIIAAAQAQMQERFQREERQDYQDRDSDRDQDDLDQGYGEPTPVAAAPVAAAAPSEPQPVIDGSGPQPVIEGVPAEVAMDEETSAASGRSATRRRSASRPRRQPRRNGADEPAAEGQPAGDAAALAASE, encoded by the coding sequence ATGAGGCCAGGACAGCAGAACAAGCGCGGCCGTGGGCGGAATAACAACAACGGAAGCAACAACAACAACAATAACAACAACAACCGCAAGGGATCCAATCCCTTGACGCGGACCTACGACAGCTCCGGCCCGGACGTGAAAATTCGCGGTACCGCCCAGCATATCGCCGAGAAATATTCAGCGCTTGCGCGCGACGCCCAGAGTTCCGGCGATCGTGTGATGGCAGAAAACTATCTGCAGCATGCCGAGCACTATAACCGCATCATTGCGGCGGCACAGGCGCAGATGCAGGAGCGCTTCCAGCGCGAAGAACGCCAGGACTACCAGGACCGCGATAGCGATCGCGACCAGGACGATCTGGATCAGGGCTATGGCGAGCCGACTCCGGTCGCCGCTGCGCCTGTTGCGGCGGCGGCACCGAGCGAGCCGCAACCGGTTATCGACGGCTCCGGCCCGCAGCCGGTGATCGAAGGCGTGCCCGCCGAAGTCGCGATGGACGAGGAAACGTCGGCGGCTTCCGGTCGCTCGGCAACGCGCCGCCGCTCTGCATCCCGGCCGCGTCGCCAGCCGCGCCGCAATGGCGCGGACGAGCCTGCGGCTGAAGGCCAGCCTGCCGGCGACGCTGCGGCTCTGGCGGCATCGGAATAG
- the clpB gene encoding ATP-dependent chaperone ClpB, which produces MNIEKYSERVRGFLQSAQTYALAEGHQQFTPEHVLKVLLDDDQGMAASLIERAGGDAREARAGTAAALAKLPKVTGGSGSVYLSQPLAKVFTAAEEAAKKAGDSFVTVERLLLALAIEGSAATASILTKAGVTPTKLNQIINEIRKGRTADSANAEQGFDSLKKYARDLTEEARDGKLDPVIGRDDEIRRTIQVLSRRTKNNPVLIGEPGVGKTAIAEGLALRIVDGDVPESLKDKRLMALDMGALIAGAKYRGEFEERLKAVLNEVRAEEGEIILFIDEMHTLVGAGKADGAMDASNLLKPALARGELHCVGATTLDEYRKHVEKDAALARRFQPVMVEEPTVEDTISILRGLKEKYEQHHKVRISDSALVAAATLSNRYITDRFLPDKAIDLMDEAASRLRMQVDSKPEELDELDRRVIQLKIEREALKKETDVSSKDRLEKLELDLATLEEQAATLTARWQAEKHKLGRAADLKKQLDEARNELQIVQRKGEFQRAGELAYGVIPNLEKELAEAESRDASSDNAMVQEVVTPDNIAHIVSRWTGIPVDKMLEGEREKLLRMEDELAKWVVGQGDAVQAVSRAVRRGRAGLQDPNRPIGSFIFLGPTGVGKTELTKALARFLFDDETALMRIDMSEYMEKHSVARLIGAPPGYVGYEEGGALTESVRRRPYQVVLFDEIEKAHPDVFNVLLQVLDDGRLTDGQGRTVDFKNTMIIMTSNLGAEYLTGLGENEDSDAVRDQVMEVVRAAFRPEFLNRVDEIILFHRLRRSEMGAIVDIQLGRLRKLLGERKITLELEDEARAFLADKGYDPAYGARPLKRAIQKYLQDPLAEKMLQGEFPDGSAIKIVAGSDRLNFKRGTATAKAA; this is translated from the coding sequence ATGAATATCGAGAAATATTCCGAGCGCGTCCGGGGCTTCCTGCAATCCGCGCAGACCTATGCCTTGGCCGAAGGACACCAGCAATTCACGCCGGAACACGTCCTCAAGGTATTGCTCGACGACGATCAAGGCATGGCGGCTTCGCTTATCGAACGCGCCGGCGGCGATGCCCGCGAGGCGCGTGCCGGCACGGCCGCGGCCCTGGCCAAGCTTCCGAAAGTGACGGGCGGCAGTGGATCCGTCTATCTGTCGCAGCCGCTCGCCAAGGTTTTCACTGCTGCGGAAGAGGCGGCCAAGAAAGCCGGCGACAGCTTCGTGACCGTCGAGCGCCTGCTTCTGGCGCTTGCGATCGAAGGCTCGGCCGCGACGGCATCGATCCTGACCAAAGCGGGCGTCACCCCGACGAAGCTCAACCAGATCATCAATGAGATCCGCAAGGGCCGGACAGCCGATAGCGCCAATGCCGAGCAGGGCTTCGATTCGCTGAAGAAATACGCGCGCGACCTCACCGAGGAAGCGCGGGACGGCAAGCTCGACCCGGTGATCGGCCGCGACGACGAAATCCGCCGCACGATCCAGGTGCTGTCGCGCCGCACCAAGAACAATCCGGTGCTGATCGGTGAGCCGGGCGTCGGCAAGACGGCGATCGCCGAAGGCCTGGCGCTGAGGATCGTCGATGGCGACGTGCCGGAGAGCCTCAAGGACAAGCGGCTGATGGCCCTCGACATGGGCGCGCTGATTGCCGGTGCGAAGTACCGCGGTGAGTTCGAAGAGCGGCTCAAGGCGGTGCTCAACGAGGTGCGTGCCGAGGAGGGCGAGATCATCCTCTTCATCGACGAAATGCATACGCTGGTCGGCGCCGGCAAGGCGGACGGGGCGATGGACGCTTCGAACCTCCTGAAGCCTGCGCTGGCGCGCGGCGAGTTGCACTGCGTCGGTGCGACGACGCTCGACGAATACCGCAAGCATGTCGAGAAGGATGCGGCGCTTGCCCGCCGGTTCCAGCCGGTAATGGTCGAGGAGCCGACGGTCGAGGACACGATCTCGATCCTGCGCGGCCTCAAGGAAAAATACGAGCAGCACCACAAAGTGCGGATCTCCGATTCCGCCCTGGTCGCCGCGGCGACCCTTTCCAACCGCTACATCACCGACCGTTTCCTGCCCGACAAGGCAATCGACCTCATGGACGAGGCGGCGTCACGGCTCAGGATGCAGGTCGATTCCAAGCCGGAGGAACTCGACGAGCTCGACCGGCGTGTCATCCAGCTGAAGATCGAGCGCGAGGCTCTGAAGAAGGAGACCGACGTCTCGTCAAAGGACCGTCTTGAGAAGCTGGAGCTCGACCTTGCGACGCTTGAGGAGCAGGCGGCGACGCTGACGGCCCGCTGGCAGGCGGAGAAGCATAAGCTCGGCCGGGCGGCCGACCTCAAGAAGCAGCTCGACGAGGCGCGCAACGAGCTGCAGATCGTCCAGCGCAAGGGTGAATTCCAGCGGGCCGGCGAGCTTGCCTATGGCGTCATCCCGAATCTCGAGAAGGAGCTTGCCGAGGCAGAGAGCCGTGACGCCTCGAGCGACAATGCCATGGTGCAGGAGGTCGTCACGCCCGACAACATCGCCCATATCGTCTCGCGCTGGACCGGCATTCCGGTCGACAAGATGCTCGAAGGCGAGCGCGAAAAGCTGCTCAGGATGGAAGACGAGCTGGCGAAATGGGTCGTCGGCCAAGGCGATGCCGTCCAGGCGGTATCCCGTGCCGTCCGCCGCGGCCGCGCGGGCCTTCAGGACCCGAATCGGCCGATCGGCTCGTTCATCTTCCTCGGCCCCACTGGCGTCGGCAAGACGGAGCTTACCAAGGCGCTCGCGCGCTTCCTGTTCGACGACGAGACGGCACTGATGCGGATCGACATGTCGGAATACATGGAGAAGCACTCGGTCGCCCGGCTGATCGGCGCGCCTCCCGGCTATGTCGGCTACGAGGAGGGCGGTGCCCTGACCGAGTCCGTCCGGCGGCGGCCCTATCAGGTCGTGCTGTTCGACGAGATCGAGAAGGCACACCCGGATGTCTTCAACGTGCTCCTGCAGGTCCTAGACGATGGCCGTCTGACCGATGGTCAGGGACGCACCGTCGACTTCAAGAACACGATGATCATCATGACGTCGAATCTCGGCGCCGAATACCTGACCGGGCTCGGCGAGAACGAGGACAGCGACGCGGTCCGCGACCAGGTGATGGAGGTGGTGCGGGCCGCCTTCCGCCCGGAATTCCTGAACCGCGTCGACGAGATAATCCTGTTCCACCGGCTGCGTCGGTCGGAAATGGGCGCGATCGTCGATATCCAGCTCGGACGGCTGCGCAAGCTGCTCGGCGAGAGGAAGATCACCCTGGAACTCGAGGACGAGGCGCGGGCTTTCCTTGCCGACAAGGGCTACGACCCGGCCTATGGTGCGCGGCCGCTGAAGCGGGCGATCCAGAAATATCTGCAGGACCCGCTGGCGGAGAAGATGCTGCAGGGCGAGTTCCCGGACGGATCGGCGATCAAGATCGTTGCCGGTTCCGACCGGCTGAACTTCAAGCGTGGCACGGCTACCGCCAAGGCCGCGTAA
- the prfA gene encoding peptide chain release factor 1 has protein sequence MAKLPVEKMRELERRFAEIEARMSEGPAADVYVKLASEYSELQPVVTKIRAYEKAGAELADIEIMLADRDTDKEMRDLADMEKPEVEERIEALEQEIQILLLPKDAADEKSAILEIRAGTGGSEAALFAGDLFRMYERYAASRGWRVEVLSASEGEAGGYKEIIATVSGRGVFSRLKFESGVHRVQRVPETEASGRIHTSAATVAVLPEAEEIDIEVRPEDIRIDTMRSSGAGGQHVNTTDSAVRITHLPTGIVVTSSEKSQHQNRAKAMQVLRSRLFDMERQRADSERSADRKSQVGSGDRSERIRTYNFPQGRLTDHRINLTLYKLERMMEGEIDEVVDALLADHQASQLALLGERQN, from the coding sequence TTGGCAAAGCTTCCTGTTGAAAAGATGCGCGAGCTCGAACGGCGATTCGCAGAGATCGAGGCGCGGATGTCCGAAGGCCCCGCCGCCGATGTCTATGTGAAGCTCGCATCCGAATATTCCGAGCTTCAGCCGGTCGTGACGAAGATTCGCGCCTATGAGAAGGCGGGGGCCGAGCTTGCCGATATCGAGATCATGCTCGCCGACCGCGATACGGACAAGGAGATGCGCGACCTCGCGGACATGGAAAAACCCGAGGTGGAGGAGCGGATCGAGGCGCTCGAGCAGGAGATCCAAATCCTGCTCTTGCCGAAGGACGCGGCCGACGAAAAGAGCGCAATCCTCGAAATCCGTGCCGGCACCGGCGGCTCGGAAGCGGCGCTCTTTGCCGGCGACCTTTTCCGCATGTACGAGCGCTATGCCGCGAGCAGGGGCTGGCGGGTCGAAGTGCTCTCGGCGAGCGAGGGGGAGGCCGGAGGCTACAAGGAAATCATTGCGACGGTTTCCGGGCGCGGCGTGTTCTCCCGACTGAAGTTCGAGTCCGGCGTCCACCGGGTGCAGCGCGTGCCGGAGACGGAAGCGAGCGGCCGCATTCACACGTCGGCGGCGACTGTTGCCGTCCTGCCGGAGGCGGAGGAGATCGACATCGAGGTCCGCCCCGAGGATATCCGCATTGATACGATGCGCTCTTCGGGAGCGGGCGGTCAGCACGTCAACACCACCGATTCGGCGGTCCGCATCACCCATCTTCCGACCGGCATCGTCGTCACCAGCTCGGAAAAGTCGCAGCACCAGAACCGCGCCAAGGCCATGCAGGTGCTGCGCTCGCGGCTCTTTGACATGGAGCGTCAACGCGCCGATAGCGAACGGTCCGCCGACCGCAAGAGCCAGGTGGGATCCGGCGACCGTTCGGAGCGCATCCGCACCTATAATTTCCCGCAGGGCCGCCTGACCGACCACCGCATCAACCTGACGCTCTACAAGCTCGAGCGGATGATGGAGGGCGAAATCGACGAGGTCGTCGACGCCTTGCTCGCGGACCACCAGGCAAGCCAACTCGCCCTTCTCGGCGAACGGCAGAATTGA
- the ptsP gene encoding phosphoenolpyruvate--protein phosphotransferase, whose amino-acid sequence MRDLSAGPRVLLKRLRELMAEPLEPQERLDRIVRQIAQNMVAEVCSVYVLRSDGVLELYATEGLNKTAVHLAQLKMGQGLVGTIAASARPLNLSDAQAHPAFTYLPETGEEIYHSFLGVPILRTGRALGVLVVQNKAMRNYREDEVEALETTAMVLAEMVATGELKKITKPGLELDLSRPVSIDGNSYGEGIGLGYVVLHEPRIVVTNLLNEDTEHELQRLAEALGSLRISIDDMLSRRDVSMEGEHRAVLETYRMFAHDRGWVRKLEEAIRNGLTAEAAVERVQSETKARMIRLTDPYLRERMHDFDDLANRLLRQLSGYGAKLSAADFPNDAIIVARAMGAAELLDYPRENVRGLVLEEGAVTSHVVIVARAMGIPVVGQAAGAVALAENRDAIIVDGDDAKVHLRPVADLQRSYEEKVRFRARRQAQFRALKDVEPLTKDGKRITLQMNAGLLVDLPHLNEAGAEGIGLFRTELQFMIASTMPKAEEQEAFYRNVLKQTGGKPVTFRTLDIGGDKVVPYFRAAEEENPALGWRAIRLSLDRPGLLRTQFRAMLRAAAGAEFKLMLPMVTEVAELKVARELLQKEIERQSKLGEQLPRKLQFGAMLEVPALLWQLDELMAEVDFVSVGSNDLFQFAMAVDRGNARVSDRFDILGRPFLRMLRDIVRAGERNGTPVTLCGEMASKPLSAMALLGIGFRSVSMSPTAVGPVKAMLLALDADKLAEVLNAALDDVKSEAPVRQLLVDFAAANGIPV is encoded by the coding sequence ATGAGAGACCTTTCCGCGGGTCCGCGCGTTCTCCTCAAGCGGTTGCGCGAGCTCATGGCGGAACCGCTCGAGCCGCAGGAGCGCCTTGACCGGATCGTGCGCCAGATCGCGCAGAACATGGTCGCGGAAGTGTGCTCGGTCTACGTGCTGCGCTCCGACGGCGTGCTTGAGCTCTACGCGACCGAAGGTCTGAACAAGACCGCGGTGCACCTGGCACAACTGAAGATGGGGCAGGGCCTCGTCGGCACGATCGCCGCCTCGGCGCGCCCTCTCAATCTCTCCGACGCGCAGGCGCATCCCGCCTTCACCTATCTTCCGGAGACCGGCGAAGAGATCTACCACTCGTTCCTCGGCGTGCCGATCCTGCGCACCGGCCGCGCACTCGGCGTTCTCGTCGTGCAGAACAAGGCGATGCGCAACTATCGCGAGGACGAGGTCGAGGCGCTCGAGACGACCGCCATGGTGCTTGCCGAGATGGTCGCGACCGGCGAGCTCAAGAAGATCACCAAGCCCGGATTGGAACTCGATCTATCGCGCCCCGTCTCGATCGACGGCAACAGCTATGGCGAAGGCATCGGCCTCGGCTATGTGGTGCTGCACGAGCCGAGGATCGTCGTTACCAACCTGCTCAACGAAGATACGGAGCACGAACTGCAGCGCCTCGCCGAGGCGCTCGGGTCGCTGCGCATCTCGATCGACGACATGCTGTCGAGGCGCGACGTGTCGATGGAGGGCGAGCACCGCGCCGTGCTCGAAACCTACCGCATGTTCGCCCATGACCGCGGCTGGGTGAGAAAGCTCGAGGAAGCGATCCGCAACGGCCTGACGGCGGAGGCGGCGGTCGAGCGGGTGCAAAGCGAGACGAAGGCGCGAATGATCCGCCTGACGGACCCTTATCTCCGCGAGCGGATGCACGATTTCGACGACCTCGCCAATCGGCTGCTGCGCCAGCTCTCCGGCTACGGCGCCAAGTTGTCGGCGGCCGACTTCCCGAACGACGCGATCATCGTGGCGCGCGCCATGGGTGCCGCCGAATTGCTCGACTATCCGCGCGAGAACGTCCGCGGCCTCGTGCTGGAGGAGGGCGCCGTCACCAGCCATGTGGTGATCGTCGCACGCGCCATGGGCATTCCGGTCGTCGGCCAGGCGGCGGGCGCCGTGGCGCTTGCCGAAAACCGCGACGCGATCATCGTCGATGGCGACGACGCGAAGGTGCATTTGCGGCCGGTCGCCGACCTGCAGCGGTCCTATGAGGAAAAGGTGCGCTTCCGCGCCCGCCGCCAGGCGCAGTTCAGGGCGCTGAAGGACGTCGAGCCGCTGACGAAGGACGGCAAGCGCATCACCCTGCAGATGAATGCCGGGCTTTTGGTCGATCTGCCGCATCTCAACGAAGCAGGCGCCGAAGGCATCGGTCTCTTCCGCACCGAGCTGCAGTTCATGATCGCCTCGACCATGCCGAAGGCGGAGGAACAGGAAGCCTTCTACCGCAATGTTCTGAAACAGACGGGCGGCAAGCCGGTGACCTTCCGCACGCTCGACATCGGCGGCGACAAGGTCGTTCCCTATTTCCGCGCGGCAGAGGAGGAAAATCCGGCGCTCGGCTGGCGCGCCATCCGGCTTTCGCTCGACCGGCCGGGTCTGCTGCGTACCCAGTTCCGGGCGATGCTGCGCGCAGCCGCCGGCGCCGAGTTCAAGCTGATGCTGCCGATGGTGACGGAGGTGGCGGAGCTCAAGGTCGCGCGCGAGCTTTTGCAGAAGGAGATCGAGCGGCAGTCGAAGCTCGGCGAGCAATTGCCGCGCAAACTGCAGTTCGGGGCGATGCTGGAGGTCCCGGCTCTGCTCTGGCAGCTCGACGAGCTGATGGCCGAGGTAGATTTCGTTTCGGTCGGCTCGAATGATCTCTTCCAGTTCGCCATGGCGGTCGATCGTGGCAATGCGCGCGTTTCCGATCGTTTCGACATTCTCGGCCGTCCGTTCTTGAGAATGCTGCGTGACATCGTGCGCGCCGGCGAACGCAACGGCACGCCGGTGACGCTTTGCGGGGAGATGGCGAGCAAACCGCTTTCGGCCATGGCGCTGCTCGGGATAGGCTTCCGGTCGGTCTCCATGTCGCCGACCGCCGTCGGTCCGGTCAAGGCCATGCTGCTCGCGCTCGATGCGGACAAGCTGGCCGAAGTCCTGAACGCGGCCCTGGACGACGTAAAATCCGAGGCGCCAGTCCGCCAGCTTCTGGTCGATTTCGCGGCGGCCAACGGCATACCGGTATAG
- a CDS encoding aspartate kinase: MARIVMKFGGTSVADLNRIHNVARHVKREVEAGHEVAVVVSAMSGKTNELVGWVENMPKVAGSNAPFYDAREYDAVVASGEQVTSGLLAIALQSMGINARSWQGWQLPVKTDNTHGAARILDINGADIIRRMGEGQVAVVAGFQGLGPDNRLATLGRGGSDTSAVAIAAAVKADRCDIYTDVDGVYTTDPRIEPKARRLKKVAFEEMLEMASLGAKVLQVRSVELAMVHKVRTFVRSSFEDPDAPGMGDLLNPPGTLICDEDEIVEQEVVTGIAYAKDEAQISLRRLADRPGVSAAIFGPLAEAHINVDMIVQNISEDGSKTDMTFTVPSGDVNKALKVLSDNKEKIGYDVVQSESGLVKVSVIGIGMRSHAGVAASAFRALADKGINIKAITTSEIKISILIDGPYAELAVRTLHSAYGLDKS; encoded by the coding sequence ATGGCACGCATCGTGATGAAATTCGGCGGGACTTCCGTCGCAGATTTGAACCGCATCCACAATGTCGCCCGCCATGTGAAACGCGAAGTCGAGGCCGGCCACGAGGTTGCAGTCGTCGTTTCCGCGATGTCCGGCAAGACCAACGAACTGGTCGGCTGGGTCGAGAACATGCCGAAGGTGGCGGGCTCGAACGCGCCGTTCTACGACGCCCGCGAATATGATGCGGTTGTCGCCTCCGGCGAGCAGGTGACGTCCGGCCTGCTGGCCATTGCCCTGCAGTCGATGGGTATCAACGCCCGCTCCTGGCAGGGGTGGCAGCTCCCGGTCAAGACCGACAACACCCACGGGGCGGCGCGCATCCTCGACATCAACGGCGCCGACATCATCCGCCGCATGGGCGAGGGTCAGGTGGCCGTCGTCGCTGGTTTCCAGGGCCTCGGTCCGGATAATCGCCTCGCAACGCTCGGCCGCGGCGGTTCGGATACCTCCGCCGTCGCGATCGCCGCTGCCGTCAAGGCCGATCGCTGTGACATCTACACCGACGTCGATGGTGTCTATACGACCGACCCGCGCATCGAGCCGAAGGCGCGGCGATTGAAAAAGGTCGCGTTCGAGGAAATGCTGGAAATGGCCTCCCTCGGCGCCAAGGTCTTGCAGGTGCGCTCGGTCGAGCTCGCCATGGTGCACAAGGTGCGTACCTTCGTGCGCTCTTCTTTCGAGGATCCCGATGCGCCGGGCATGGGTGACCTTCTGAACCCGCCCGGAACGCTGATTTGTGATGAGGATGAGATCGTGGAACAGGAAGTCGTAACCGGCATCGCCTACGCCAAGGATGAAGCCCAGATCTCGCTGCGCCGCCTGGCCGACCGGCCCGGCGTTTCCGCCGCGATCTTCGGGCCGCTCGCCGAAGCGCATATCAACGTCGATATGATCGTCCAGAACATTTCCGAGGACGGCTCCAAGACGGACATGACCTTCACCGTGCCGTCCGGAGACGTCAACAAGGCGCTGAAGGTGCTCTCCGACAACAAGGAGAAGATCGGCTACGACGTCGTCCAGTCGGAATCCGGCCTCGTCAAGGTCTCGGTCATCGGCATCGGCATGCGCAGCCATGCAGGCGTTGCCGCCTCCGCCTTCCGCGCGCTTGCCGACAAGGGCATCAACATCAAGGCGATCACCACCTCCGAGATCAAGATTTCCATCCTGATCGACGGACCATATGCGGAATTGGCGGTTCGCACTTTGCATTCCGCCTACGGTCTGGATAAGAGTTAG
- a CDS encoding M23 family metallopeptidase: protein MISNRNMLRSLGDQPPILADGRRAPDRREISMRWLSGTFLTGITSSLLMGVALFAALDGRQQLAIPAEAFAALDPAAPGAAPISAAKRGNRILSPNIVAKPADKTVMEVSTMIHDGEKEVVRRRPFVHVKMALAANHQASEDYPAFDPLAIFSTDEAEAEPPPAKTGTIYGSDVESEVALKTVNFPVKGSGFSFAPSMSLDEVEENVRTNGSVLTEGNTQVASLFYVDPQRFASDTDNVDLIQGLSARIVEENMTVSTHETITEQSTEYADDVIPVRRATPIATVLVNAGYAKAQAEDAAGYIEASLGAKELGPGDVLRIGIIQKGEEARIVRATIYSRNRHVLTMAVDDRGRFVPGAEPPKLDAVATAFDDTGTPVVTSGHDLPRVYDGIYRAALSYGMNAEMISLIVKLLASNVDFQAQLKPTDSLEAFFSVTDESGQATEESELLYVDAKFGDAETRFYRFQDPDDNSIDYFNEDGKSIRQFLLRNPVPNGHFRSGFGMRRHPILGFSRMHTGVDWSAPRGTPIIAAGNGVVEKAGWDSGGYGNQTLVRHANGYVSSYNHQSAIAKNVKPGTKVVQGQVIGWVGTTGLSTGPHLHYELIVNGNKVDPLRIRLPGGKSLSGEVLAKFETERERIDELLGKDDPSEVASQ from the coding sequence ATGATCAGCAATAGGAACATGCTGCGGTCGCTCGGCGATCAACCGCCGATCCTTGCGGATGGACGGCGCGCGCCGGACCGGCGCGAGATCTCCATGCGCTGGCTGTCGGGCACGTTCCTGACCGGCATCACCTCGAGCCTGCTGATGGGAGTGGCGCTTTTCGCCGCGCTCGACGGCCGCCAACAGCTGGCGATCCCGGCCGAAGCCTTCGCCGCGCTCGATCCTGCCGCGCCCGGCGCAGCGCCGATCAGTGCCGCCAAGCGGGGCAACCGGATCCTGTCGCCCAACATCGTCGCCAAGCCGGCGGACAAGACCGTCATGGAAGTCTCGACGATGATCCATGACGGCGAGAAGGAAGTGGTCCGCCGCCGGCCTTTCGTCCACGTCAAAATGGCGCTCGCCGCCAACCACCAGGCTTCCGAGGATTATCCCGCTTTCGATCCGCTGGCGATCTTCTCCACGGACGAGGCAGAGGCCGAGCCGCCGCCGGCAAAAACCGGCACCATCTACGGCTCCGACGTCGAATCCGAAGTGGCGCTGAAGACCGTCAATTTTCCGGTGAAGGGATCCGGTTTCAGCTTCGCCCCGTCGATGTCGCTCGACGAAGTGGAGGAGAATGTCCGGACCAACGGTTCCGTACTGACCGAGGGCAACACCCAGGTCGCTTCCCTGTTCTATGTCGATCCGCAGCGCTTCGCTTCCGACACCGACAACGTCGACTTGATCCAAGGCCTCTCGGCTCGGATCGTCGAGGAGAACATGACCGTCTCGACCCACGAGACCATCACCGAGCAGAGCACCGAATATGCCGACGACGTCATCCCGGTGCGCCGTGCCACGCCGATCGCCACAGTGCTCGTGAATGCGGGCTACGCCAAGGCCCAGGCCGAGGACGCAGCCGGTTATATCGAAGCGTCGCTTGGTGCCAAGGAACTTGGCCCCGGTGATGTGCTGCGCATCGGCATCATCCAGAAGGGCGAGGAAGCCAGGATCGTCCGGGCGACAATCTATTCGCGCAACCGGCACGTGCTGACGATGGCGGTCGACGATCGCGGTCGTTTCGTACCCGGAGCCGAGCCCCCCAAGCTCGATGCCGTCGCCACTGCCTTTGACGATACCGGAACGCCGGTCGTAACCAGCGGTCACGATCTGCCGCGCGTCTATGACGGCATCTATCGGGCCGCCCTCTCCTACGGCATGAACGCCGAGATGATCTCGCTGATCGTCAAGCTGCTGGCGAGCAATGTCGACTTCCAGGCGCAGCTCAAGCCGACGGATTCGCTGGAAGCCTTCTTCTCGGTCACCGATGAGAGCGGGCAGGCGACGGAGGAGTCCGAACTTCTCTACGTCGATGCCAAGTTCGGCGATGCCGAAACGCGGTTCTACCGCTTCCAGGACCCCGACGACAATTCGATCGATTATTTCAACGAGGACGGCAAGAGCATCCGCCAGTTCCTGTTGCGCAATCCGGTTCCGAACGGCCACTTCCGTTCCGGCTTCGGCATGCGCCGCCACCCGATCCTCGGTTTCTCGCGCATGCATACCGGCGTCGACTGGTCGGCGCCGCGCGGTACGCCGATCATCGCCGCCGGCAACGGCGTCGTCGAAAAGGCAGGCTGGGACTCCGGCGGCTACGGGAACCAGACGCTGGTCCGCCACGCCAATGGTTACGTGTCGTCCTACAACCACCAGAGCGCCATCGCCAAGAACGTCAAGCCGGGGACAAAAGTCGTGCAGGGCCAGGTGATCGGCTGGGTCGGGACGACCGGTCTGTCGACCGGCCCGCATCTCCACTACGAGCTGATCGTCAACGGCAACAAGGTCGACCCGTTGCGCATCCGCCTGCCGGGCGGCAAGTCGCTGTCCGGCGAGGTGCTCGCGAAGTTCGAGACGGAGCGCGAGCGTATCGACGAACTGCTCGGCAAGGACGACCCGAGCGAGGTTGCAAGCCAGTAG
- the prmC gene encoding peptide chain release factor N(5)-glutamine methyltransferase, whose product MSETLDRLLAESRDRLKAAGLDGAAVDARHLISGLLGLSLAGLMARGGEPVSPADAARIRAAVERRVAREPVYRILGEREFHGLTFTLSKETLEPRPDTETLVDCLIPHVRRIAASKGSCRLIDLGTGTGAICLALLAAVLDARGLGTDISEDALATARENAKRNGLAERFQSHRSDWFEAVEGRFDIIVSNPPYIRSNVVAELEPEVRYYDPAAALDGGNDGLDAYRAIALHAGRHLEPDGVIGLEIGFDQKQAVAALFETQGFCLLESSKDFGGNDRVLIFGQDVERSNDR is encoded by the coding sequence ATGTCCGAGACACTGGACAGGCTGCTTGCCGAGAGCCGCGACCGGTTGAAGGCAGCCGGCCTCGACGGAGCTGCGGTCGATGCCCGCCACCTGATCTCCGGTCTCCTCGGCCTGTCGCTCGCCGGCCTGATGGCGCGGGGAGGGGAGCCGGTCAGCCCGGCAGATGCAGCGCGTATCCGTGCTGCCGTCGAGCGCCGCGTGGCGCGCGAGCCGGTCTATCGCATCCTCGGCGAGCGCGAGTTCCATGGACTGACCTTCACGCTTTCGAAAGAAACGCTGGAACCGCGGCCAGATACCGAAACGCTCGTCGATTGCCTGATACCCCACGTGCGTCGGATTGCCGCGAGCAAAGGAAGCTGCCGGCTCATCGATCTCGGAACAGGCACCGGGGCGATTTGCCTCGCTCTTCTCGCCGCGGTACTTGACGCGCGGGGCCTCGGTACCGATATATCGGAAGACGCCTTGGCGACGGCACGCGAAAACGCGAAGAGGAACGGGCTCGCCGAACGGTTCCAGAGCCATCGAAGCGACTGGTTCGAGGCAGTGGAAGGGCGGTTCGACATCATCGTCTCAAATCCGCCGTATATCCGTTCCAATGTGGTAGCTGAGCTCGAGCCGGAAGTGAGATACTACGATCCGGCAGCCGCCTTGGATGGCGGCAATGACGGGCTTGATGCCTACCGTGCCATCGCTCTTCACGCCGGACGACACCTTGAACCGGACGGCGTAATAGGCTTGGAAATCGGTTTCGACCAAAAGCAGGCTGTAGCGGCGCTCTTCGAGACGCAGGGCTTTTGCTTGCTTGAGAGTTCGAAGGACTTCGGCGGCAACGACCGAGTCCTGATATTCGGGCAGGACGTTGAACGCAGCAACGACCGTTGA